DNA from Flavobacteriales bacterium:
TCACAGGCCTCCAACTTATGGATGTCAGTGGACGCTTGATCGCACGTCAACATGATTCGCCTCGTAGAGAAATTCAATTGAATATATCCGATCTGCCCCGCGGAGTCTATC
Protein-coding regions in this window:
- a CDS encoding T9SS type A sorting domain-containing protein, producing the protein TGLQLMDVSGRLIARQHDSPRREIQLNISDLPRGVYLLEIETTDGRNSQRVIKN